A window of the Scandinavium goeteborgense genome harbors these coding sequences:
- a CDS encoding PAAR domain-containing protein: protein MNGVIRLNDPLVSGGKVITASGAEFMGIPVALKDDKVQCPEHKGTFSILQCHATWTMHGRGVVVDGCKAECGCVIKTTLPMAGAV, encoded by the coding sequence ATGAACGGAGTTATACGTCTTAACGACCCGCTGGTGAGCGGCGGAAAGGTGATTACAGCGTCAGGCGCGGAGTTTATGGGGATACCCGTTGCGCTAAAGGACGATAAGGTTCAATGCCCGGAACATAAGGGCACGTTTTCTATTTTGCAGTGTCACGCAACCTGGACAATGCACGGTCGGGGCGTGGTGGTGGATGGCTGTAAAGCAGAGTGTGGGTGTGTAATAAAAACCACGCTGCCAATGGCGGGAGCTGTGTGA
- a CDS encoding T6SS immunity protein Tli3 family protein, producing MKGFQTLLTATTVLLAAGCQAKEPPTQVVYRFDDHRYLELTGWDCEGALWYTDMQRGIHSEIYSQMYRIFTRRYVHPSERYIAIPGWETVTSGFAVSKDSGKTWEIGGAHMSPGGNEPSGDNAPYYDDVLSFTVVNDQGFLQTKHRLYMSSKPFGDPRIVEGGPGITYTLEDGTVQRIEPSSPGWKWGMVYLTKEGLVGKVVSHETNYQNLPDQVPEVKGYTGWDHMRCDMDAGR from the coding sequence ATGAAAGGATTTCAAACACTGCTAACGGCTACTACCGTTTTACTGGCGGCCGGATGCCAGGCAAAAGAGCCACCGACCCAAGTAGTTTACCGCTTTGATGACCACCGTTATCTGGAATTGACGGGCTGGGACTGCGAGGGGGCACTCTGGTATACGGATATGCAGCGAGGAATACATTCGGAAATTTACTCCCAGATGTATCGTATTTTTACCCGGAGATATGTACATCCCTCAGAGCGTTACATCGCTATACCGGGGTGGGAGACAGTAACAAGTGGTTTTGCAGTATCTAAGGACTCAGGGAAGACGTGGGAAATTGGTGGTGCACACATGTCTCCTGGTGGAAATGAACCTAGCGGGGATAATGCACCGTACTATGATGACGTACTTTCCTTCACCGTTGTCAACGACCAGGGATTTTTACAGACCAAACATCGGCTGTATATGTCATCCAAACCGTTTGGTGATCCACGTATTGTTGAGGGGGGGCCGGGAATTACCTACACACTTGAAGACGGAACGGTGCAGAGAATTGAACCAAGTTCTCCAGGCTGGAAATGGGGAATGGTGTATTTAACAAAAGAGGGACTGGTAGGAAAAGTTGTCAGTCATGAGACAAATTATCAAAACTTGCCGGACCAGGTGCCTGAAGTAAAAGGTTACACGGGTTGGGACCACATGCGCTGCGATATGGATGCGGGACGATAA
- a CDS encoding T6SS immunity protein Tli3 family protein, with translation MKGFFTALMTAAVLLAAGCQAKEPPTQVVYRFDDHRYLELKGWDCEGELWYTDTQRGIHTEPVSQFYRIFTKKFVHPSERYIAITGWGAGGFMVSKDYGQTWNLAQFSPSGNEPNGDNRGPYDDVLSFTVVKDQGFLQTKHRLYMSSRPFGDPRLATGGPGLTYTASDGAVHHIDPRSPGWAWGMVYMTKQGLQETTEQFKTNWQDQPDQVPEVKGYTGWDHMRCDMDKGR, from the coding sequence ATGAAAGGATTTTTTACGGCACTGATGACCGCCGCCGTTTTACTGGCGGCCGGATGCCAGGCAAAAGAGCCACCGACGCAGGTCGTCTATCGTTTTGATGACCACCGTTATCTTGAGCTGAAAGGCTGGGACTGCGAAGGTGAACTCTGGTATACGGATACGCAACGGGGGATTCATACCGAACCTGTCAGCCAGTTTTACCGCATTTTCACAAAAAAATTTGTTCATCCTTCCGAGCGTTATATTGCGATCACCGGCTGGGGGGCCGGGGGATTCATGGTATCAAAAGACTATGGTCAAACTTGGAATCTTGCACAATTCTCACCATCCGGAAATGAGCCTAACGGGGACAACCGTGGCCCTTACGATGACGTTCTTTCCTTCACCGTCGTCAAAGACCAGGGATTTTTACAGACCAAACACCGGCTGTATATGTCGTCCAGGCCATTTGGTGATCCGCGCCTGGCAACTGGTGGCCCTGGGCTTACTTATACAGCCTCAGATGGTGCAGTACATCACATAGATCCGCGTTCACCCGGCTGGGCCTGGGGCATGGTGTATATGACGAAGCAAGGCCTGCAAGAAACTACCGAACAGTTTAAGACTAATTGGCAGGATCAACCCGATCAGGTACCAGAAGTTAAAGGTTACACGGGTTGGGACCACATGCGCTGCGATATGGATAAGGGGCGCTAA
- a CDS encoding effector protein Tle3 domain-containing protein → MTEPTKKSPYAPRVVSEGDVPVHKDLGQVAQTCRVAVPRPMPCIVILVHGVNDVGEAYQNQEKGIIAGLSKRLARTDLYAHGWRDFIMTHNEEAQKKITEPGRSPVIPFYWGYKPVTHADYRADQQRYGDEVRKLSSQARLPYDAYQEDNAKNKAALGNDDKSPFTFQNDNFKNGLDVNFAKGGGTFANATTCIPDMLGPGAGGVALAAAGFGSLYANGGDYTHPIFANPHRIYQFFAAQRLADLIIQIRAEPVTENDVINVVAHSQGTILTMLANMLVKQAGYDPVNCTILNHSPYSLEGRLLENGQPGHHQTELARVETFRNFCKLMAMQYKGGELSDGDMQAMESSCTSRKAADNPLREDMRYRRNNNGKVYNYWCPQDGTVSLQNIQGFGWRGIPNEIAKDIPNLRQRAFCQHRWVGQAEQGKPFSMAPEREGDFRTTPGMNAGYSYSDVVINGEELPEPFIFELQGERNKKDDDPATCDTPYKAYIDPDSPDAYISYSAKAYAIKRTESATYQVSSYESLSWRPGHVLTPDELKIESYDRKREVIRGIVTGTKDFQSVTLTWLKTPEELQAEWQKTDPVGYSQHSSIVMSEFAPSHAMAFDLAIGQCKAFDYKAGKFWEDLLHRADWRDPLNGYADAKDYYRTGKLDEQITKWFMNKPDKVLPKGEFGVVNRFNNGTKVVPSRDMAEGNKEVPNLQWDMPKPLSDSQLAEG, encoded by the coding sequence ATGACGGAGCCGACGAAAAAAAGCCCTTATGCCCCACGTGTCGTTTCCGAGGGCGATGTCCCGGTACACAAAGACCTGGGGCAAGTGGCGCAGACGTGCCGGGTGGCCGTGCCGCGCCCCATGCCCTGTATCGTTATCCTGGTTCACGGGGTTAACGACGTCGGGGAGGCGTATCAGAATCAGGAGAAAGGGATCATTGCCGGGCTGAGTAAGCGCCTGGCCCGGACGGATTTGTACGCGCACGGCTGGCGCGATTTCATCATGACGCACAACGAAGAAGCCCAGAAGAAAATCACAGAGCCAGGCCGTTCGCCGGTGATCCCGTTCTACTGGGGATACAAGCCGGTCACACATGCCGATTACCGGGCTGACCAGCAACGTTACGGGGACGAAGTGCGTAAGCTGTCATCGCAGGCCCGTCTGCCTTATGACGCGTATCAGGAAGATAACGCGAAGAATAAAGCTGCACTGGGTAATGATGATAAAAGCCCGTTTACGTTTCAGAACGACAACTTTAAAAACGGCCTCGATGTGAATTTCGCCAAAGGGGGCGGGACCTTTGCGAACGCCACCACCTGCATCCCCGACATGCTCGGGCCGGGAGCGGGTGGCGTTGCCCTGGCCGCCGCCGGTTTTGGTTCGTTGTATGCAAATGGCGGTGATTATACCCACCCCATTTTCGCTAACCCGCACCGTATCTACCAGTTTTTTGCCGCCCAGCGACTGGCGGATTTGATTATTCAAATTCGGGCAGAACCCGTTACTGAGAATGATGTGATTAACGTGGTGGCGCACAGCCAGGGCACGATCCTCACCATGTTGGCGAATATGCTGGTTAAACAGGCTGGGTACGATCCGGTGAACTGCACCATCCTGAATCATTCCCCGTACTCCCTGGAGGGGCGACTGCTTGAAAACGGTCAGCCTGGCCATCATCAGACGGAGCTTGCGCGGGTGGAGACATTCAGGAACTTCTGCAAGCTGATGGCCATGCAGTACAAAGGCGGAGAGTTATCTGACGGAGATATGCAGGCGATGGAATCCAGCTGCACGTCACGGAAAGCGGCAGACAACCCACTGCGGGAAGACATGAGATACCGGCGCAACAATAACGGTAAAGTTTATAACTACTGGTGTCCCCAGGATGGCACGGTGTCGCTGCAAAATATCCAGGGCTTTGGCTGGCGCGGTATTCCGAATGAGATAGCCAAAGATATCCCGAATCTGCGCCAGCGTGCATTTTGCCAGCACCGCTGGGTAGGGCAAGCCGAACAGGGTAAACCGTTCAGTATGGCTCCGGAGCGTGAAGGGGATTTCCGTACCACGCCGGGGATGAATGCGGGCTATTCCTACAGTGATGTGGTGATTAACGGCGAAGAGCTGCCCGAGCCTTTTATCTTCGAACTGCAGGGCGAGCGAAACAAAAAAGATGACGACCCGGCAACCTGCGACACGCCATATAAAGCGTATATCGACCCAGACAGCCCGGATGCCTATATCTCTTATTCAGCGAAGGCGTACGCCATCAAACGCACCGAAAGCGCGACGTATCAGGTGAGCAGTTACGAGAGTCTCAGCTGGCGACCGGGCCATGTTCTGACGCCCGACGAGCTGAAAATAGAGAGTTATGACCGCAAGCGGGAAGTGATTCGCGGCATCGTTACGGGAACAAAAGATTTTCAAAGCGTGACGCTAACCTGGCTGAAAACCCCGGAAGAACTACAGGCGGAATGGCAGAAAACCGACCCGGTAGGCTACAGCCAGCACTCGTCAATCGTCATGAGCGAATTTGCGCCGTCTCACGCGATGGCGTTTGACCTGGCCATCGGTCAGTGCAAGGCATTCGACTATAAGGCCGGGAAGTTCTGGGAGGATCTGCTACACCGGGCTGACTGGCGCGACCCGCTGAATGGTTACGCTGATGCTAAAGACTATTACCGGACGGGAAAACTAGATGAGCAGATCACAAAATGGTTCATGAACAAACCCGATAAGGTCCTGCCGAAAGGTGAGTTTGGGGTGGTAAACCGGTTTAACAACGGGACGAAAGTTGTTCCGTCCCGTGACATGGCTGAAGGAAACAAAGAAGTCCCAAACCTGCAATGGGATATGCCCAAACCACTAAGTGACAGCCAACTGGCAGAAGGATAA
- a CDS encoding type VI secretion system Vgr family protein: MAGQSGTVQQQDSLNRYLLFFPHRKNIPVDVHSFTGVETLSQPYRYTLRFTSPEQNLPINAVLNQTAEFVLRAPNPNATWHRQSPWLPVRHINGVITSFSRIKSSGDEAFYECVLEHELALLDRNYRSAVYIGTSVPELVTKLMQDSGYFDGYNIDFDKLSHTYPRREMIIQWKETDLTFIRRLLAEVGIWFRFENHDQVPTETVVIFGDSAGRYIFRDKKLPYVRNSGLTSYNEYITDLEEQHTLIPKNVLVRTYNYRDPQSPQTDKTIETHDIPDGVATGREYHYADHYLTKGDLDGEEGETATFYARLRYERLLNDQSILKATTSDPELQPGMMFTPTGPIPDSFKSGYLISSMTISGSRAEHYRATLGGIPYLNGYSFRPALLARPVIAGSVPARVAAIVGDKTYAGVDAQGRYRVKFDFDLDEQREGFESALVRLGRPYAGDKYGFHFPLLDKTEVAVMFENGDPDRPYIAQAMHDGARPDLVTNRNDTRNIIRTAGLNKIRLEDRRGKEHVKISTEYEKSQLSVGHLVDAEGKPRGEGVEARTDNRMTLRAAKGMLITTEAQPRAQGQQLDMADAVAQLEKALSLARTLQQSALTAGADPVETDPQTMLKQTLNMLSGAGILTYAGEGLAQVTPQSLQLSAGKDLIATAGNNATVNVVKKLSMAVGDKLSLFVRKLGIQMIAGAGDINTQAQRGAMHMLSQQDFTLTSTEGKMNGSAKQGMQFTCGGGGIRISPNGLVTIFSPTGIELKGPNLKYDGPESAQVQTPSFNKGAFKQRYQLHSPDDDQQILANKKFRMTSSSGQVIEGMTDSDGYTPLIDADDLDTLKMELME; the protein is encoded by the coding sequence ATGGCAGGGCAATCTGGAACTGTTCAACAGCAGGATTCGTTAAATCGTTATTTGTTATTTTTTCCCCACCGTAAAAACATCCCGGTAGATGTTCATTCTTTTACAGGCGTTGAGACATTAAGTCAGCCGTATCGCTATACCCTCCGTTTCACCAGTCCTGAGCAAAACCTTCCAATAAATGCTGTGCTTAACCAGACGGCTGAATTTGTTCTCCGCGCCCCTAACCCCAACGCAACCTGGCACAGACAGTCTCCCTGGCTGCCGGTGCGACACATCAATGGCGTGATCACCTCGTTTTCCCGCATCAAATCCTCCGGCGATGAAGCGTTTTATGAATGCGTTCTGGAGCACGAACTGGCACTGCTGGACCGCAACTATCGCTCTGCCGTTTATATAGGAACGTCTGTCCCTGAGCTAGTCACGAAGTTGATGCAAGACAGCGGGTATTTTGACGGCTACAACATCGACTTCGATAAGCTGAGCCACACCTATCCGCGTCGGGAAATGATTATTCAGTGGAAGGAAACCGACCTGACATTTATCCGACGGTTGCTGGCTGAAGTCGGGATCTGGTTCCGCTTTGAAAATCACGACCAGGTACCGACGGAAACCGTGGTTATTTTCGGTGATTCAGCCGGGCGCTATATTTTCAGAGACAAGAAGCTGCCGTACGTCCGTAATTCTGGCCTGACCAGTTACAACGAGTACATTACGGACCTGGAAGAGCAGCACACGCTGATCCCCAAAAACGTGCTGGTACGGACCTATAACTATCGTGACCCGCAATCCCCACAAACCGATAAAACGATTGAAACGCATGATATCCCTGACGGCGTCGCCACCGGGCGAGAATATCACTACGCCGATCACTATCTGACTAAAGGGGATTTGGACGGCGAAGAGGGGGAAACTGCAACGTTTTACGCCCGCCTGCGTTACGAACGGCTGCTGAATGATCAGAGTATTTTGAAGGCAACGACCAGCGATCCGGAACTTCAGCCCGGCATGATGTTCACCCCAACCGGACCTATTCCCGACAGTTTTAAATCAGGCTATTTGATTTCGTCGATGACGATCAGCGGAAGCCGGGCTGAACACTATCGCGCGACCCTGGGCGGCATTCCGTATCTCAATGGCTACAGTTTTCGCCCGGCATTGCTGGCGCGTCCGGTGATTGCCGGATCGGTACCCGCACGTGTGGCCGCCATCGTGGGGGATAAAACCTACGCCGGGGTAGATGCACAGGGCCGCTACCGCGTGAAGTTTGATTTTGACCTCGATGAGCAACGGGAGGGTTTTGAAAGTGCGCTGGTGCGTCTGGGCCGACCGTATGCGGGTGACAAATACGGTTTTCACTTCCCACTGCTGGACAAGACTGAAGTCGCAGTGATGTTTGAAAACGGCGACCCGGACAGGCCGTATATTGCCCAGGCCATGCATGATGGCGCCCGTCCTGATCTGGTTACAAACCGCAACGATACCCGAAACATCATCCGCACCGCCGGTCTGAACAAAATCCGCCTTGAGGACCGCCGCGGCAAGGAACACGTCAAAATTTCGACTGAGTACGAAAAGAGCCAGCTTAGCGTCGGTCACCTGGTCGATGCCGAAGGGAAACCGCGCGGCGAAGGGGTAGAAGCGCGAACCGATAACCGGATGACGCTGCGTGCCGCGAAAGGGATGCTCATCACCACCGAAGCCCAGCCCCGTGCTCAGGGGCAGCAACTGGATATGGCCGACGCCGTCGCGCAGCTGGAAAAAGCCTTGTCACTGGCGAGAACGTTGCAACAAAGCGCCCTGACAGCGGGGGCCGACCCTGTAGAAACCGACCCGCAGACTATGTTGAAGCAGACGCTGAACATGCTGAGCGGCGCGGGCATTCTAACGTACGCGGGCGAAGGGCTGGCCCAGGTGACGCCGCAAAGCCTGCAACTGTCGGCGGGAAAAGATTTGATCGCGACGGCGGGAAATAACGCCACGGTGAACGTCGTTAAAAAACTCTCGATGGCCGTTGGGGACAAACTCTCTCTGTTTGTCCGCAAACTCGGTATCCAGATGATTGCCGGTGCCGGGGATATCAACACCCAGGCCCAGCGCGGCGCAATGCACATGCTGTCGCAGCAGGATTTCACCCTGACCAGTACGGAGGGGAAAATGAACGGCAGCGCGAAGCAGGGCATGCAGTTTACCTGTGGGGGCGGAGGGATACGTATCAGCCCGAACGGGTTGGTGACTATTTTCTCTCCGACGGGTATTGAACTGAAAGGCCCGAATCTGAAATACGACGGCCCGGAAAGCGCTCAGGTCCAGACGCCCTCGTTTAATAAAGGGGCGTTTAAACAGCGTTACCAGTTGCACTCACCTGATGACGACCAACAAATCCTCGCCAACAAAAAATTCAGAATGACCAGCTCGTCCGGGCAGGTAATAGAGGGGATGACCGACAGTGACGGTTATACCCCGCTCATTGATGCGGACGATCTTGATACGCTTAAAATGGAGTTGATGGAATGA
- the pgl gene encoding 6-phosphogluconolactonase, producing MKQTVYTASPESQQIHVWSLHQDGKLTLVQVVDVPGQVQPMVISPDKQYLYVGVRPEFRVIAYRIAPDDGALTFAGESALPGSPTHISTDHSGKFLFSGSYNQACVSVTRLEEGLPVGVVDVVEGLDGCHSANITPDNRTLWVPALKQDRICLFTLSDDGKLVAQTPAEVATVEGAGPRHMAFHPNQQYAYCVNELNSSVDVWELSDPHGEIECVQTLDMMPPDFTGTRWAADIHITPDGRHLYTCDRTSSTLTVFTISEDGSVLEVQGFQPTETQPRGFNVDHSGKYVLAVGQKSHHLAVYEIKGEQGLLEEKGRYAVGQGPMWVVVNAH from the coding sequence ATGAAACAAACCGTATATACCGCGAGTCCGGAAAGCCAGCAGATCCACGTCTGGAGCCTCCATCAGGATGGCAAATTGACCCTGGTACAGGTGGTCGACGTGCCAGGTCAGGTTCAGCCGATGGTCATCAGTCCGGATAAACAATATCTGTACGTGGGTGTTCGCCCGGAGTTTCGCGTTATTGCCTACCGTATTGCGCCGGACGATGGCGCGCTGACGTTTGCCGGTGAGTCTGCGCTGCCGGGTAGCCCGACCCACATTTCCACCGATCATTCCGGCAAATTCCTGTTCAGCGGCTCGTATAACCAGGCCTGCGTCAGCGTGACGCGTCTGGAAGAAGGCCTGCCGGTGGGTGTGGTTGACGTGGTCGAAGGCCTCGACGGCTGCCACTCGGCGAACATCACACCGGACAACCGCACCCTGTGGGTACCCGCCCTGAAGCAGGATCGCATCTGCCTGTTTACGCTGAGCGACGACGGGAAACTGGTCGCGCAAACGCCAGCGGAAGTCGCCACCGTTGAAGGCGCTGGCCCGCGTCACATGGCATTCCACCCGAATCAGCAATACGCTTACTGCGTGAATGAACTGAACAGCAGCGTTGACGTGTGGGAACTGAGCGACCCGCACGGCGAAATCGAATGCGTACAAACGCTGGATATGATGCCGCCAGATTTCACCGGCACTCGCTGGGCGGCAGACATTCACATCACCCCGGATGGCCGTCACCTGTATACCTGTGACCGCACCTCCAGCACGCTGACGGTGTTCACCATTTCTGAAGACGGTAGCGTACTTGAAGTGCAGGGCTTCCAGCCGACCGAAACGCAGCCGCGTGGTTTTAACGTCGATCACAGCGGAAAATATGTGCTGGCGGTAGGTCAGAAATCACATCACCTTGCGGTCTATGAAATCAAAGGCGAACAGGGGCTTCTGGAAGAGAAAGGACGTTACGCCGTAGGCCAGGGCCCGATGTGGGTAGTGGTTAACGCGCACTGA
- a CDS encoding pyridoxal phosphatase: MTSRVIALDLDGTLLTSTKTILPQSLEALSRAKEAGYQILIVTGRHHVAIHPFYQALALDTPAICCNGTYLYDYQAKKVLEGDPMPVEKAHALVNLLAEHNIHGLMYVDDTMMYEEATGHVTRTLNWAQKLPEEQRPSFTQVDSLIQAAQDVKSVWKFALTDEDTQKLNTFANHAAQTLDLECEWSWHDQVDIARKGNSKGYRLARWVESQGLSMKDVVAFGDNFNDISMLEAAGTGVAMGNADDAVKARANVVIGDNSTHSIAEYIYTHLL; the protein is encoded by the coding sequence ATGACATCACGCGTGATAGCCCTGGATTTAGACGGCACCCTGCTGACCTCAACGAAAACCATTCTTCCGCAATCGCTTGAAGCGCTGTCGCGCGCGAAAGAAGCAGGCTATCAGATTCTGATCGTGACCGGCCGACATCACGTTGCTATCCATCCTTTTTATCAGGCACTGGCGCTGGATACACCTGCAATTTGCTGTAACGGCACTTATTTGTATGATTATCAGGCAAAAAAGGTTCTTGAAGGCGATCCGATGCCGGTCGAAAAAGCTCATGCGTTGGTGAACCTGCTGGCGGAGCACAATATTCACGGCCTGATGTACGTGGATGACACCATGATGTATGAAGAAGCCACCGGGCACGTGACGCGCACGCTGAACTGGGCGCAGAAGCTGCCAGAAGAACAGCGCCCTTCCTTTACGCAGGTCGATTCTTTGATTCAGGCTGCGCAGGATGTGAAATCAGTGTGGAAATTCGCCCTGACCGACGAAGACACACAAAAGCTCAACACCTTCGCCAACCATGCGGCCCAGACGCTGGATTTAGAGTGTGAATGGTCGTGGCACGATCAGGTCGATATCGCGCGTAAGGGCAACAGCAAAGGCTATCGCCTGGCGCGCTGGGTCGAATCTCAGGGCTTGTCGATGAAGGACGTGGTGGCGTTTGGCGATAATTTTAACGACATCAGTATGCTTGAAGCGGCAGGAACCGGGGTGGCGATGGGCAATGCCGATGACGCGGTAAAAGCTCGCGCCAACGTGGTGATTGGCGATAACTCGACCCACAGCATCGCCGAATACATCTACACCCACCTGCTGTAA
- the modC gene encoding molybdenum ABC transporter ATP-binding protein ModC: MLELNFTQTLGNHCLTINESLPAAGITAVFGVSGAGKTSLINAISGLTKPQQGRIVLNKRVLNDTEKRICLSPEKRRIGYVFQDARLFPHYKVRGNLRYGMAKSMAGQFDKMVSLLGIEALLDRLPGSLSGGEKQRVAIGRALLTAPELLLLDEPLASLDIPRKRELLPYLQRLAREINIPMLYVSHSLEEILHLADKVLVLEDGKVKAFGNLEDVWGSSVMHPWLPQDQQSSVLKVTVLEHHPHYAMTALALGDQHLWVNKLEQPVHSSVRIRVQASDVSLVLQPPVQTSIRNVLRAKVVQCYDNNGQVEVQLEVGGRTLWARISPWARDDLAVKPGQWLYAQIKSVSISA; the protein is encoded by the coding sequence ATGCTGGAACTCAATTTCACCCAGACGCTGGGCAATCACTGCCTGACCATCAATGAATCGCTTCCCGCCGCCGGGATAACCGCGGTGTTCGGCGTGTCCGGTGCCGGGAAAACGTCGCTGATCAACGCCATCAGCGGCCTGACAAAACCCCAGCAGGGGCGCATCGTCCTCAATAAACGCGTCCTGAACGACACCGAGAAAAGGATTTGCCTGTCGCCGGAAAAACGCCGCATCGGCTACGTGTTCCAGGATGCACGCCTGTTTCCACACTACAAAGTGCGCGGCAATCTGCGCTACGGCATGGCGAAAAGCATGGCCGGACAGTTCGACAAAATGGTGTCGCTGCTTGGCATCGAAGCGCTGCTCGACCGTCTGCCCGGCAGCCTGTCCGGCGGCGAAAAACAGCGCGTAGCGATTGGCCGGGCGCTGCTGACCGCGCCGGAACTGCTGCTGCTCGACGAACCGCTGGCCTCGCTGGATATTCCGCGCAAGCGCGAGCTTCTGCCGTATCTGCAACGCCTGGCCCGTGAAATCAACATCCCGATGCTCTACGTCAGCCACTCGCTGGAAGAAATTCTGCATCTGGCTGATAAAGTGCTGGTGCTGGAAGACGGAAAAGTGAAGGCGTTTGGCAACCTGGAGGACGTCTGGGGCAGCAGCGTGATGCACCCGTGGCTGCCGCAGGATCAACAGAGCAGCGTGCTGAAAGTCACCGTGCTGGAGCACCATCCGCATTACGCGATGACGGCGCTGGCGCTGGGCGATCAGCATCTGTGGGTCAATAAGCTCGAGCAGCCGGTGCATTCCTCGGTGCGCATTCGCGTTCAGGCGTCCGACGTGTCGCTGGTGTTACAGCCGCCAGTGCAGACCAGTATTCGTAACGTGCTGCGCGCGAAAGTGGTGCAGTGCTACGACAATAACGGCCAGGTGGAGGTGCAGCTTGAGGTGGGCGGCCGCACGCTATGGGCGCGCATCAGCCCGTGGGCCCGCGATGACCTGGCAGTGAAGCCAGGTCAGTGGCTGTATGCGCAGATAAAAAGCGTGTCGATCAGCGCCTGA
- the modB gene encoding molybdate ABC transporter permease subunit: MILTDPEWQAVLLSLKVSSLAVVFSLPFGIFFAWLLVRRNFPGKALLDSVIHLPLVLPPVVVGYLLLIAMGRRGFIGAWLYDWFGLTFAFSWRGAVLAAAVMSFPLMVRAIRLALEGVDIKLEQAARTLGAGRWRVFFTITLPLMLPGIIVGTVLAFARSLGEFGATITFVSNIPGETRTIPSAMYTLIQTPGGEGAAARLCLISIVLALVSLLISEWLAKLSRERTGK, from the coding sequence ATGATATTGACGGATCCCGAATGGCAGGCGGTACTGCTGAGCCTGAAAGTCTCATCCCTGGCGGTAGTGTTCAGCTTACCCTTTGGGATCTTCTTTGCCTGGCTGCTGGTGCGGCGTAATTTCCCAGGCAAAGCGCTGCTCGACAGCGTCATCCACCTTCCCCTGGTGCTGCCCCCGGTGGTGGTCGGTTATTTATTGCTGATTGCGATGGGGCGACGCGGTTTCATCGGCGCCTGGCTGTACGACTGGTTCGGTCTGACCTTTGCCTTTAGCTGGCGCGGCGCGGTACTCGCCGCGGCGGTGATGTCTTTCCCGCTGATGGTGCGTGCTATTCGCCTCGCGCTGGAAGGCGTCGACATCAAGCTTGAACAGGCGGCACGTACGCTTGGCGCAGGGCGCTGGCGGGTGTTTTTCACCATCACGCTGCCGCTGATGCTGCCGGGTATTATCGTCGGGACCGTGCTGGCCTTTGCCCGTTCGCTTGGCGAATTTGGCGCCACGATTACCTTTGTGTCGAACATTCCAGGCGAAACGCGCACGATTCCGTCGGCAATGTATACCCTGATCCAGACGCCAGGCGGGGAAGGCGCGGCCGCGCGGCTGTGCCTGATTTCCATCGTGCTGGCGCTGGTTTCCCTGCTGATATCTGAATGGCTGGCGAAACTGAGCCGCGAACGGACGGGGAAATAA
- the modA gene encoding molybdate ABC transporter substrate-binding protein gives MERTWLRLFAGATLSLAVVGHAAAADAGKITVFAAASLTNAMQDIAKEYKKEKHVDVVSSFASSSTLARQIEAGAPADLFISADQKWMDYAVEKKAIDTATRKTLLGNSLVVVAPKASEQGEFTIDAKTNWTSLLKGGRMAVGDPDHVPAGIYAKEALTKLGAWDTLSPKLAPAEDVRGALALVERNEAPLGIVYGSDAVASKGVKVVGTFPEDSHKKVEYPMAITDGHNNATVNAFYDYLKGPQAAAIFKQYGFTTH, from the coding sequence ATGGAACGTACATGGTTACGCCTTTTTGCGGGCGCGACATTATCCCTTGCGGTTGTGGGTCACGCAGCGGCGGCAGATGCAGGCAAAATTACCGTTTTCGCGGCAGCCTCGCTCACCAACGCGATGCAGGACATTGCCAAAGAATATAAAAAAGAGAAGCACGTCGATGTGGTCTCTTCTTTTGCTTCCTCCTCGACTCTGGCGCGCCAGATTGAAGCGGGTGCACCAGCCGATCTGTTTATTTCTGCTGACCAGAAATGGATGGATTACGCGGTAGAGAAAAAAGCGATTGATACCGCCACCCGTAAAACACTGTTGGGCAACAGCCTGGTGGTGGTCGCGCCGAAAGCCAGCGAGCAGGGCGAATTCACCATTGATGCGAAAACCAACTGGACCAGCCTGTTGAAAGGCGGCCGCATGGCGGTTGGCGATCCGGACCACGTTCCGGCGGGGATCTACGCGAAAGAAGCGCTCACCAAACTTGGCGCATGGGATACCCTGTCACCGAAACTGGCTCCGGCCGAAGACGTGCGCGGTGCTTTGGCATTAGTGGAACGTAACGAAGCGCCATTGGGTATCGTTTACGGTTCTGATGCCGTAGCCAGCAAAGGCGTCAAAGTTGTCGGCACCTTCCCTGAAGATTCGCATAAAAAAGTGGAATACCCGATGGCCATCACCGACGGGCATAACAACGCCACGGTTAATGCTTTCTACGATTACCTGAAAGGCCCGCAGGCTGCGGCCATCTTTAAACAGTACGGATTTACTACGCACTAA